Proteins from a single region of Gemmatirosa kalamazoonensis:
- a CDS encoding DUF5916 domain-containing protein: MPVSRLAIALVVVPSLVGAQATSSVHPTPPPVAAAAHRTSPIALDGRLDEAAWRAATPITGLRQYQPAEGEPAALATEVRVLYDDDALYVGARMSDPLGAAGVRAPLARRDQLLDGSGDNGSFNSLTTDKLAIVLDPYHNHIDEVWFEVNPAGVRGESYSGDGSWDPVWEAAARIDSAGWTAELRIPYSQLRFARGSAPQTWGLQVWRYVDRLNERDMWAYRPRDATGGAAFYGHLTGLAIPERPRGVELMPYVVSRGQFRYAAPGNPYHGGSALGARVGGDVKYLVTSNLTLDATLNPDFGQVEVDPATLNLSAFETFYDEKRPFFVAGRGAFSFSGMSCYFCSNTSSLSVFYSRRIGRPPQLNGWVDDRAAFDDTPGDATILGAAKLTGRTSSGYTVGVLDAVTSRETARYMPLPNGPERRQLVEPLANYFVGRVKKDLRRGATTIGVIATSTARRLEGDTVVVDRLHTHAEAVGLDWNHTWHQRAYGWRGGVVVSNVAGSAASIARVERSSAHYFQRPGREVTGDGLFDASYDTLATALRGYGLYTRLAKQSGRWLWETAQNWRSPGFEVNDLAFLGRADYRWMNANLGQQYTRPTRWYRNIFWTIGGQQELDYDGNRTDLQAQAYYGMELPNYWNLRTFVIHHPTVFDDRLTRGGPTVKRAGYDFLHLQLSTDARRRAVFDLSVEPSRGIDVTSHGLTVQPGMALKPAANVFVQVQPTYNAGDDPAQYVTAVTDPTATAFGGTRYVFAGIHTRTLSLDTRVNWTFRPDVTLQLFAQPFFASGDYRAFREFAAPRTVRTLDYGRDVGTVSRDGATRVYTVDPDGTGPARAFDIADPNFTQRSLRGTAVLRWEYRPGSAAYLVWTQQRFGATADGTLDLPHESSALFRDRPENVFLVKVTYWVGR, translated from the coding sequence ATGCCCGTGTCCCGCCTCGCCATCGCGCTCGTGGTCGTGCCGTCGCTCGTCGGCGCGCAGGCCACGTCGTCCGTGCATCCCACGCCGCCGCCGGTCGCCGCCGCCGCGCACCGCACGAGCCCCATCGCGCTCGACGGGCGCCTCGACGAGGCCGCGTGGCGCGCCGCGACGCCGATCACCGGGCTGCGGCAGTACCAGCCCGCCGAGGGCGAGCCGGCGGCGCTCGCCACCGAGGTGCGCGTGCTGTACGACGACGACGCGCTGTACGTCGGCGCGCGCATGAGCGATCCGTTAGGCGCCGCCGGCGTGCGCGCGCCGCTCGCCCGCCGCGACCAGCTGCTCGACGGCAGCGGCGACAACGGGTCGTTCAACTCGCTCACGACCGACAAGCTCGCGATCGTCCTCGACCCGTACCACAACCACATCGACGAGGTGTGGTTCGAGGTGAACCCGGCGGGCGTGCGCGGCGAGTCGTACAGCGGCGACGGGTCGTGGGATCCCGTGTGGGAGGCCGCGGCGCGCATCGACTCCGCGGGGTGGACCGCGGAGCTGCGCATCCCGTACTCGCAGCTCCGCTTCGCGCGCGGGTCGGCGCCGCAGACGTGGGGGCTGCAGGTGTGGCGCTACGTCGACCGGCTCAACGAGCGCGACATGTGGGCGTACCGTCCGCGCGATGCGACCGGCGGCGCCGCGTTCTACGGTCACCTCACCGGGCTCGCGATCCCCGAGCGGCCGCGCGGCGTGGAGCTCATGCCGTACGTCGTGTCGCGCGGCCAGTTCCGCTACGCGGCGCCGGGCAACCCGTACCACGGCGGCAGCGCCCTCGGCGCGCGCGTCGGCGGCGACGTGAAGTACCTCGTGACGTCGAACCTCACGCTCGACGCGACGCTGAACCCCGACTTCGGCCAGGTGGAGGTCGACCCGGCGACGTTGAACCTGTCCGCGTTCGAGACGTTCTACGACGAGAAGCGGCCGTTCTTCGTCGCCGGACGCGGCGCGTTCTCGTTCAGCGGGATGAGCTGCTACTTCTGCAGCAACACGTCGAGCCTCAGCGTGTTCTACTCGCGGCGCATCGGGCGGCCGCCGCAGCTCAACGGGTGGGTCGACGACCGCGCCGCGTTCGACGACACGCCCGGGGACGCGACGATCCTCGGCGCGGCGAAGCTCACCGGGCGCACGAGCTCCGGCTACACCGTGGGCGTGCTCGACGCCGTGACGAGCCGCGAGACGGCGCGCTACATGCCCCTGCCTAACGGGCCGGAGCGGCGGCAGCTCGTCGAGCCGCTCGCGAACTACTTCGTGGGGCGCGTGAAGAAGGATCTGCGGCGCGGCGCGACGACGATCGGCGTGATCGCCACGTCGACGGCGCGCCGGCTCGAGGGCGACACCGTCGTCGTCGACCGGCTGCACACGCACGCCGAGGCGGTGGGGCTCGACTGGAACCACACCTGGCACCAGCGCGCCTACGGGTGGCGCGGCGGCGTCGTGGTGTCGAACGTCGCCGGGTCCGCGGCGTCGATCGCGCGCGTCGAGCGGTCGAGCGCGCACTACTTCCAGCGCCCCGGGCGCGAGGTCACGGGCGACGGGCTGTTCGACGCGTCGTACGACACGCTCGCCACCGCGCTGCGCGGCTACGGGCTCTACACGCGGCTCGCGAAGCAGAGTGGGCGCTGGCTCTGGGAGACGGCGCAGAACTGGCGCAGCCCCGGGTTCGAGGTGAACGACCTCGCGTTCCTCGGCCGCGCGGACTACCGGTGGATGAACGCGAACCTCGGGCAGCAGTACACGCGTCCGACGCGCTGGTACCGCAACATCTTCTGGACGATCGGCGGGCAGCAGGAGCTCGACTACGACGGGAACCGCACCGACCTGCAGGCGCAGGCGTACTACGGCATGGAGCTCCCGAACTACTGGAACCTGCGCACGTTCGTCATCCACCACCCGACCGTGTTCGACGACCGCCTCACGCGCGGTGGGCCGACGGTGAAGCGCGCCGGCTACGACTTCCTGCACCTGCAGCTCTCCACCGACGCGCGGCGCCGCGCCGTGTTCGATCTCAGCGTCGAGCCGTCGCGCGGCATCGATGTGACGTCGCACGGCCTGACGGTGCAGCCGGGGATGGCGCTGAAGCCGGCGGCGAACGTGTTCGTGCAGGTGCAGCCGACGTACAACGCGGGCGACGATCCGGCACAGTACGTCACCGCGGTGACCGATCCGACGGCGACCGCGTTCGGCGGCACGCGCTACGTGTTCGCCGGCATCCACACGCGCACGCTGTCGCTCGACACGCGCGTGAACTGGACGTTCCGCCCCGACGTCACGCTGCAGCTGTTCGCGCAGCCGTTCTTCGCGAGCGGCGACTACCGCGCGTTCCGCGAGTTCGCCGCGCCGCGCACGGTGCGCACGCTCGACTACGGGCGCGACGTCGGCACGGTCTCGCGCGACGGGGCGACGCGTGTATACACCGTAGACCCCGACGGGACGGGCCCGGCCCGCGCCTTCGACATCGCCGACCCGAACTTCACCCAGCGCTCGCTGCGCGGCACGGCAGTGCTGCGGTGGGAGTATCGCCCCGGCTCCGCGGCCTACCTGGTGTGGACCCAGCAGCGCTTCGGCGCCACGGCCGACGGCACGCTCGACCTGCCGCACGAGTCGAGCGCGCTGTTCCGCGACCGGCCGGAGAACGTGTTTCTCGTGAAGGTCACGTACTGGGTGGGCCGATGA
- a CDS encoding response regulator: MSARDTSGHDGAGAVRVLIADDHEIVREGLRMILGDASPLGGAAIDVVGEAGTGDEAVRLAGELRPDVVLMDLLMPGTDGLEALRRIRAAGTARAVLILTTFGDDAKVREAIQAGALGYLLKDMQKDDLVRAVHAAARGTPTLDPRAQQLLMRHLAEPAAPSPFDGLTPRERDVLRLIAQGRSNKEIAAALFLSLGTVKGYVSAILPKLGVGDRTQAALFATKHGLT, translated from the coding sequence ATGAGCGCGCGCGACACGAGCGGACACGACGGCGCCGGCGCGGTGCGCGTGCTGATCGCGGACGACCACGAGATCGTGCGCGAGGGGCTGCGCATGATCCTCGGCGACGCGTCCCCGTTAGGCGGCGCGGCGATCGACGTCGTCGGCGAGGCGGGCACGGGCGACGAGGCGGTGCGGCTCGCGGGCGAGCTGCGCCCCGACGTGGTGCTCATGGATCTGCTCATGCCCGGCACCGACGGGCTCGAGGCGCTGCGCCGCATCCGCGCCGCGGGCACGGCGCGCGCGGTGCTCATCCTCACCACCTTCGGCGACGACGCGAAGGTGCGCGAGGCGATCCAGGCGGGCGCGTTAGGCTACCTGCTGAAGGACATGCAGAAGGACGATCTCGTGCGCGCCGTGCACGCCGCCGCGCGCGGCACGCCGACGCTCGACCCGCGCGCGCAGCAGCTGCTCATGCGCCACCTCGCCGAGCCGGCCGCGCCGTCGCCGTTCGACGGGCTGACGCCGCGCGAGCGCGACGTGCTGCGGCTCATCGCGCAGGGACGCAGCAACAAGGAGATCGCCGCCGCGCTCTTCCTCAGCCTCGGTACGGTGAAGGGCTACGTGAGCGCGATCCTCCCGAAGCTCGGCGTCGGCGACCGCACGCAGGCGGCGCTGTTCGCCACGAAGCACGGGCTGACCTGA
- a CDS encoding PEP-CTERM sorting domain-containing protein (PEP-CTERM proteins occur, often in large numbers, in the proteomes of bacteria that also encode an exosortase, a predicted intramembrane cysteine proteinase. The presence of a PEP-CTERM domain at a protein's C-terminus predicts cleavage within the sorting domain, followed by covalent anchoring to some some component of the (usually Gram-negative) cell surface. Many PEP-CTERM proteins exhibit an unusual sequence composition that includes large numbers of potential glycosylation sites. Expression of one such protein has been shown restore the ability of a bacterium to form floc, a type of biofilm.), translating into MRHSIVGSTIVTLALVVPCTARGQVLSGAAGGNGFDFAPNCSNPIATVVAPIGQTICTGPGANGVGNWDASFGALHVFAEVDATSALPSIQYLTMSALGRLDDPLVFTGVRPSTVVVSLQETWTQGSSYMGLGPNAFTSELTVGGAYFCTNDYLASYAAGSFSQGRSVSCEIPSTGLLTLSYQISAFATIANPSYPTLAPFSGTTITDASHTGLITGLTFFDAAGNDITSSVTYTTGSGARYQGLPTATAPEPAPGLLVGTGMLAVGVVVTRRRRCRVGPVAGR; encoded by the coding sequence ATGCGCCACAGCATCGTCGGTTCCACGATCGTCACGCTTGCGCTGGTCGTCCCGTGCACCGCGAGGGGCCAGGTCCTCTCGGGCGCGGCCGGTGGCAACGGGTTCGACTTCGCGCCGAACTGCAGCAACCCCATCGCGACCGTCGTCGCCCCGATCGGACAGACGATCTGCACCGGGCCCGGTGCGAACGGCGTGGGGAACTGGGACGCGAGCTTCGGCGCGCTGCACGTGTTCGCCGAGGTCGATGCCACCAGCGCGCTGCCGTCGATCCAGTACCTCACCATGAGCGCGCTCGGGCGACTCGACGACCCACTGGTCTTCACCGGCGTGCGGCCGAGCACCGTGGTCGTCTCCCTGCAGGAGACGTGGACGCAGGGCAGCTCGTACATGGGGCTCGGCCCGAACGCGTTCACCTCCGAGCTGACGGTCGGGGGCGCGTACTTCTGCACGAACGATTACCTCGCCTCGTACGCCGCCGGCTCCTTCTCGCAGGGCCGGAGCGTGAGCTGCGAGATCCCGAGCACGGGCCTGCTCACCCTGTCGTATCAGATCAGCGCGTTCGCGACGATCGCGAACCCGTCATACCCGACGCTCGCTCCCTTCTCGGGCACGACGATCACCGACGCGTCGCACACGGGGCTGATCACCGGGCTGACATTCTTCGACGCCGCAGGGAACGACATCACGTCGTCGGTGACCTACACGACGGGGTCGGGTGCCCGCTATCAGGGGTTGCCCACGGCGACCGCGCCGGAGCCCGCGCCGGGGCTGCTGGTCGGCACGGGAATGCTCGCCGTCGGCGTGGTCGTCACGCGACGCCGCCGATGCCGAGTGGGCCCGGTGGCCGGCCGTTAG
- a CDS encoding fumarate reductase/succinate dehydrogenase flavoprotein subunit: MPEFETHDCDVLVIGAGGAGLRAAIEAEAAGCRVTLVCKSLLGKAHTVMAEGGAAAAMANVDERDSWRVHFADTMRGGQYVNNWRMAELHAQEAPARIRELEAWGAVFDRTDDGRILQRNFGGHRYPRLAHVGDRTGLEIIRTLQDRVVHRKGIEVHMECTVLRLLKDGDRAAGAFGYDRERGRFRVWRARAVVLATGGIGKAFKITSNSWEYTGDGHALAYEAGAELMDMEFVQFHPTGMIWPPSVRGILVTEGVRGEGGVLTNRDGRRFMFDDVPENYRAQTADTPEEGWRYTQGDKSARRPPELLTRDHVARCIMREVKEGRGSPHGGVFLDIAWIKEKLPNASEHIKKKLPSMYHQFKQLADIDITTTPMEVGPTTHYVMGGVRVDGDSQMSTVPGLFAAGEVAAGLHGANRLGGNSLSDLLVFGRRAGEHAACFARENAVPSLDAGAVDAAARDAVAPFERAGGEAAYAVQHALQEMMQDLVGIVRREEEMTRALDGITALRERARLVSVVGNREYNPGWHTALDLANLLVVSEAVARAAIERKESRGGHFRDDYPAKDPQGATFNIVLRRGGDGAMQLERRPIPPMRDDLKAIIQELG; the protein is encoded by the coding sequence ATGCCCGAGTTCGAGACGCACGACTGCGATGTGCTGGTGATCGGTGCCGGTGGCGCGGGACTGCGCGCCGCGATCGAGGCCGAAGCCGCGGGGTGCCGGGTGACGCTCGTGTGCAAGTCGCTGCTCGGTAAGGCGCACACCGTGATGGCCGAGGGCGGTGCCGCGGCGGCGATGGCGAACGTCGACGAGCGCGACTCGTGGCGCGTGCACTTCGCCGACACCATGCGCGGCGGGCAGTACGTCAACAACTGGCGCATGGCCGAGCTGCACGCGCAGGAAGCGCCGGCGCGCATCCGCGAGCTCGAGGCGTGGGGCGCCGTGTTCGACCGCACCGACGACGGGCGCATCCTGCAGCGCAACTTCGGCGGCCACCGCTACCCGCGGCTCGCGCACGTCGGCGACCGCACGGGGCTCGAGATCATCCGCACGCTGCAGGACCGCGTCGTCCACCGGAAGGGGATCGAGGTGCACATGGAGTGCACCGTGCTGCGCCTGCTGAAGGACGGCGACCGCGCGGCCGGCGCGTTCGGCTACGACCGCGAGCGCGGGCGGTTCAGGGTGTGGCGCGCGCGCGCCGTGGTGCTCGCGACCGGCGGCATCGGCAAGGCGTTCAAGATCACGAGCAACTCCTGGGAGTACACCGGCGACGGGCACGCGCTCGCGTACGAGGCGGGCGCGGAGCTGATGGACATGGAGTTCGTGCAGTTCCACCCCACGGGGATGATCTGGCCGCCGAGCGTGCGCGGGATCCTCGTCACCGAGGGCGTGCGCGGCGAGGGCGGCGTGCTCACGAACCGCGACGGGCGGCGGTTCATGTTCGACGACGTTCCGGAGAACTACCGCGCGCAGACCGCCGACACGCCGGAAGAGGGCTGGCGCTACACGCAAGGTGACAAGAGCGCCCGCCGCCCGCCCGAGCTGCTCACCCGCGACCACGTCGCGCGCTGCATCATGCGCGAGGTGAAGGAGGGTCGCGGCTCCCCGCACGGCGGCGTGTTCCTCGACATCGCGTGGATCAAGGAGAAGCTGCCTAACGCCTCGGAGCACATCAAGAAGAAGCTCCCGAGCATGTACCACCAGTTCAAGCAGCTCGCCGACATCGACATCACGACGACGCCGATGGAGGTCGGCCCCACGACGCACTACGTCATGGGCGGCGTGCGCGTCGACGGCGACTCGCAGATGTCGACCGTGCCCGGGCTGTTCGCCGCCGGCGAGGTGGCGGCCGGACTCCACGGCGCGAACCGGCTCGGCGGCAACTCGCTCTCCGACCTGCTCGTGTTCGGTCGCCGCGCGGGCGAGCACGCGGCGTGCTTCGCCCGGGAGAACGCCGTGCCGTCGCTCGACGCCGGCGCCGTGGATGCCGCGGCGCGCGACGCGGTGGCGCCGTTCGAGCGCGCGGGGGGCGAGGCGGCGTACGCGGTGCAGCACGCGCTGCAGGAGATGATGCAGGACCTCGTCGGCATCGTACGGCGCGAGGAGGAGATGACGCGCGCGCTCGACGGCATCACGGCGCTCCGCGAGCGCGCGCGGCTCGTCTCCGTCGTCGGGAATCGCGAGTACAACCCGGGGTGGCACACCGCGCTCGACCTCGCGAACCTGCTCGTCGTCTCCGAGGCCGTCGCGCGCGCGGCGATCGAGCGGAAGGAGAGCCGCGGCGGACACTTCCGCGACGACTACCCGGCGAAGGATCCGCAGGGCGCGACGTTCAACATCGTGCTCCGGCGCGGCGGCGACGGCGCGATGCAGCTCGAGCGGCGCCCCATCCCGCCGATGCGCGACGACCTGAAGGCGATCATCCAGGAGCTGGGATGA
- a CDS encoding GAF domain-containing sensor histidine kinase — protein sequence MPEPPVVPLRPSPLARLARERDSLRGVIASIGRETDLAPLLARVLEHACALLAADHGAISLVDESRGTVRAAAVRDMPAVRIGDIIPPGVGMVGLVLERRAPVCVRRYAEIPTPIVPALDEHAMIGVPVHWGDAPMGVFALGRAPDASTGRRRPFGARDVETLEEFARHAAIAVHNARRLAAERLRGERLALIAHVGRLVTGDLQRDELLQRAADAIHEILGYENVAIALLLPEDPDTLLLHSLGGGYKRAIGGRHHIPIDRGLMGAAARTREVVLANEAASDPRYLPTPGTDGRQAEVVLPLLAGDRVLGVLNVERREPFAAEDVDGLRIVADQLAVALENAQLYEAAQRAAALEERHRLARELHDSVTQQLFTASLVAQSVGAAYARDMVEGERRASMLVDITRGALAEMRALLTELRPSAEWPVLTIPDAGLARLRGVGLVEAVRTHVASGAVGEVAVDVVDDGWTPQPPAIEETLYRIAREALHNVVKHAHAARAEVRATTRGGVARLTVHDDGAGFDPGTRIGGRRDGGLGLRSMRERAAERGGALHVESAPGRGTTVEAALPLGEADMP from the coding sequence ATGCCCGAGCCCCCGGTCGTCCCGCTCCGGCCCTCCCCGCTCGCGCGGCTCGCGCGCGAGCGCGACAGCCTGCGCGGCGTCATCGCGTCGATCGGACGCGAGACCGACCTCGCACCGCTGCTCGCGCGCGTGCTCGAGCACGCGTGCGCGCTGCTCGCCGCCGACCACGGCGCGATCAGCCTCGTCGACGAGTCGCGCGGTACGGTGCGCGCCGCCGCGGTGCGCGACATGCCCGCGGTGCGCATCGGCGACATCATCCCGCCGGGCGTCGGCATGGTGGGGCTCGTGCTCGAGCGCAGAGCGCCGGTGTGCGTGCGCCGCTACGCGGAGATCCCGACGCCGATCGTGCCCGCGCTCGACGAGCACGCGATGATCGGCGTGCCGGTGCACTGGGGCGACGCGCCGATGGGCGTGTTCGCGCTCGGCCGCGCCCCCGACGCGTCCACCGGGCGGCGGCGGCCGTTCGGCGCGCGCGACGTGGAGACCCTCGAGGAGTTCGCGCGCCACGCGGCGATCGCGGTGCACAACGCGCGGCGCCTCGCGGCCGAACGGCTGCGCGGCGAGCGGCTCGCGCTCATCGCGCACGTCGGGCGGCTCGTCACCGGCGACCTGCAGCGCGACGAGCTGCTGCAGCGCGCCGCCGACGCGATCCACGAGATCCTCGGCTACGAGAACGTCGCGATCGCGCTGCTGCTCCCCGAGGATCCCGACACGCTGCTGCTGCACTCGCTCGGCGGCGGCTACAAGCGCGCGATCGGCGGACGCCACCACATCCCGATCGACCGCGGACTCATGGGCGCCGCGGCGCGCACGCGCGAGGTCGTGCTCGCGAACGAGGCCGCGTCCGACCCACGTTATCTCCCGACGCCGGGCACCGACGGCCGACAGGCGGAGGTCGTGCTCCCACTGCTCGCCGGCGACCGCGTGCTCGGCGTGCTGAACGTGGAGCGGCGCGAGCCGTTCGCGGCGGAGGACGTCGACGGGCTGCGCATCGTCGCCGACCAGCTCGCGGTCGCGCTGGAGAACGCGCAGCTCTACGAGGCCGCGCAGCGCGCCGCCGCGCTCGAGGAGCGGCACCGCCTCGCGCGCGAGCTGCACGACTCGGTGACGCAGCAGCTCTTCACCGCGTCGCTCGTCGCGCAGTCGGTGGGCGCGGCGTACGCGCGCGACATGGTGGAGGGCGAGCGGCGCGCCTCGATGCTCGTCGACATCACGCGCGGCGCGCTGGCCGAGATGCGCGCGCTGCTCACCGAGCTGCGGCCGTCGGCGGAGTGGCCGGTGCTGACGATCCCCGACGCCGGGCTCGCGCGGCTGCGTGGCGTGGGGCTCGTGGAGGCGGTCCGCACGCACGTCGCGTCGGGCGCCGTCGGCGAGGTCGCGGTCGACGTCGTCGACGACGGGTGGACGCCGCAGCCGCCGGCGATCGAGGAGACGCTCTACCGCATCGCGCGCGAGGCGCTGCACAACGTGGTGAAGCACGCGCACGCCGCACGGGCCGAGGTGCGCGCGACGACGCGCGGCGGCGTGGCGCGGCTCACCGTGCACGACGACGGCGCGGGATTCGACCCGGGCACGCGCATCGGCGGGCGGCGCGACGGTGGGCTCGGCCTGCGATCCATGCGCGAGCGCGCGGCGGAGCGCGGCGGCGCGCTGCACGTGGAGAGCGCGCCGGGCCGCGGCACCACGGTGGAGGCGGCGCTTCCCCTCGGCGAGGCGGACATGCCATGA
- a CDS encoding succinate dehydrogenase: MAHAPLPLAPPRRFGETSRRDAWWVQSAVTFAILGAFVVYATWAAFQGAYYESGPYLSPFYSPLLFGDSTHAWFGPQPAWWPHALPFSAALLILWAPGGFRFTCYYYRGAYYKAFWADPVSCAVGEPGFRTTGRYRGERYFPLIVQNVHRYFLYIALGFLVVLAYDVVKATRFPDGFGIGVGTLVLAANVVLLGCYTLGCHSLRHVVGGYLDRLHGRPARKAAYDCVSCLNRVHMRFAWASLVSVAFADLYVRLCAMGIWHDARIF, translated from the coding sequence ATGGCTCACGCGCCGCTCCCGCTCGCTCCCCCACGCCGCTTCGGCGAGACGTCGCGCCGCGACGCCTGGTGGGTGCAGTCCGCGGTGACGTTCGCGATCCTCGGCGCGTTCGTCGTGTACGCGACGTGGGCCGCGTTCCAGGGCGCGTACTACGAGTCGGGCCCGTACCTGTCGCCGTTCTACTCGCCGCTGCTGTTCGGCGACTCGACGCACGCGTGGTTCGGGCCGCAGCCGGCGTGGTGGCCGCACGCGCTGCCGTTCTCCGCGGCGCTGCTCATCCTGTGGGCCCCGGGCGGCTTCCGCTTCACCTGCTACTACTACCGCGGCGCCTACTACAAGGCGTTCTGGGCCGATCCCGTGTCGTGCGCCGTCGGCGAGCCGGGGTTCCGTACCACGGGACGCTATCGCGGCGAGCGCTACTTCCCGCTCATCGTGCAGAACGTCCACCGGTACTTCCTGTACATCGCGTTAGGCTTCCTCGTCGTCCTCGCGTACGACGTCGTGAAGGCGACGCGCTTCCCCGACGGCTTCGGCATCGGCGTCGGCACGCTCGTGCTCGCGGCGAACGTCGTGCTGCTCGGCTGCTACACGCTGGGCTGCCACTCGCTGCGCCACGTCGTCGGCGGCTACCTCGACCGGCTGCACGGCCGCCCCGCGCGCAAGGCGGCGTACGACTGCGTGAGCTGCCTCAATCGCGTGCACATGCGGTTCGCGTGGGCGAGCCTCGTCTCGGTCGCGTTCGCGGATCTCTACGTGCGACTGTGCGCGATGGGGATCTGGCACGACGCGCGAATCTTCTGA
- a CDS encoding cupin domain-containing protein, whose amino-acid sequence MRHLLAAAPALLLASPAAAQARAEYYSAGALARTADSLRTAKSVAKVLGDRGSYQYVLVTRDATAGPEMHARWTDVMLVQAGSATVLLGGQYQGGHEETPGETRGGQLVGANAQRVAVGDLLVIPAGMPHQVQVAPGASIRYVTVKAPEH is encoded by the coding sequence ATGCGCCACCTGCTCGCCGCCGCCCCCGCCCTGCTCCTCGCCTCGCCCGCCGCCGCGCAGGCGCGCGCCGAGTACTACTCCGCCGGCGCGCTCGCGCGCACGGCCGACTCGCTCCGCACCGCGAAGTCCGTCGCGAAGGTCCTCGGCGACCGCGGGAGCTACCAGTACGTGCTCGTGACGCGCGACGCGACCGCGGGCCCCGAGATGCACGCGCGGTGGACCGACGTGATGCTCGTGCAGGCCGGCTCGGCGACGGTGCTGTTAGGCGGCCAGTACCAGGGCGGGCACGAGGAGACGCCGGGCGAGACGCGCGGCGGCCAGCTCGTCGGCGCGAACGCGCAGCGCGTCGCCGTGGGGGATCTTCTCGTGATTCCCGCCGGGATGCCGCACCAGGTGCAGGTCGCGCCCGGCGCATCGATCCGCTACGTGACGGTGAAGGCGCCGGAGCACTGA
- a CDS encoding DUF418 domain-containing protein, producing the protein MTTAAPPTIGVVPSAAMDARPDAGTSAAPLGAGGRIAPIDVLRGVALLGILLMNVQSYGLPSAAYLNPTAYGGLAGADWWLWAVGRVLVDQKMYGLFAMLFGAGVVLMTERVESRGRRPAALHVRRMAWLLVFGMLHAWLLWSGDILYTYALCGMAAYAFRRKAPRTLFVVGGVFLVVGALIWLGAGFSMRFWPPATVAGFEQDMWRPTAAQLAREIATYRDGGWLAQTSSRVDDAIAMETYIFFFFVAWKTLGLMLVGMGLLKAHVLDASRPRAFYLRMLAVGAAVGVALNAWGIREDARHGWSVRYSFFFGDQWNYWGAACTSFAWLALVMLLCRSSLAARTGPLAAVGRTAFTNYILQTVLCTTLFYGYGFGLFAKLDRVQLLGVVAAVWAVQLALASWWLARFRFGPLEWLWRSLTYWRRQPMRRVAA; encoded by the coding sequence ATGACGACCGCGGCACCCCCCACGATCGGGGTCGTCCCGAGCGCGGCGATGGACGCGCGGCCGGACGCGGGGACCTCCGCCGCGCCCCTCGGCGCCGGGGGGCGCATCGCGCCGATCGACGTGCTGCGCGGCGTGGCGCTGCTCGGCATCCTGTTGATGAACGTCCAGTCGTACGGCCTGCCGTCCGCCGCGTACCTGAACCCCACGGCGTACGGCGGCCTCGCGGGCGCCGACTGGTGGCTGTGGGCCGTCGGGCGCGTGCTCGTCGACCAGAAGATGTACGGGCTGTTCGCGATGCTGTTCGGCGCCGGCGTCGTGCTGATGACCGAGCGCGTCGAGTCGCGCGGGCGGCGGCCGGCGGCGCTGCACGTCCGGCGCATGGCGTGGCTCCTCGTCTTCGGCATGCTGCACGCCTGGCTGCTCTGGTCCGGCGACATCCTCTACACGTACGCGCTGTGCGGCATGGCCGCCTACGCGTTCCGCCGCAAGGCGCCGCGGACGCTGTTCGTGGTCGGCGGCGTGTTCCTCGTCGTGGGAGCGCTGATCTGGCTCGGCGCGGGCTTCTCCATGCGGTTCTGGCCACCGGCGACCGTCGCCGGCTTCGAGCAGGACATGTGGCGCCCGACCGCGGCCCAGCTCGCGCGCGAGATCGCGACGTACCGCGACGGCGGCTGGCTCGCGCAGACGTCGTCCCGCGTCGACGACGCGATCGCGATGGAGACGTACATCTTCTTCTTCTTCGTGGCGTGGAAGACGCTCGGCCTCATGCTCGTCGGCATGGGGCTGTTGAAGGCGCACGTGCTCGACGCGTCGCGCCCGCGCGCGTTCTACCTGCGGATGCTCGCCGTGGGCGCGGCGGTCGGCGTCGCGCTGAACGCGTGGGGGATTCGCGAGGACGCGCGCCACGGGTGGAGCGTGCGCTACTCGTTCTTCTTCGGCGACCAGTGGAACTACTGGGGGGCCGCGTGCACGTCGTTCGCGTGGCTCGCGCTCGTCATGCTGCTCTGCCGCTCGTCGCTCGCCGCGCGTACCGGCCCGCTGGCGGCCGTGGGACGGACGGCGTTCACGAACTACATCCTGCAGACGGTGCTCTGCACGACGCTGTTCTACGGGTACGGCTTCGGCCTGTTCGCGAAGCTCGATCGCGTGCAGCTGCTCGGCGTCGTGGCCGCGGTATGGGCGGTGCAGCTCGCGCTCGCGTCCTGGTGGCTCGCGCGCTTCCGCTTCGGCCCGCTCGAGTGGCTCTGGCGATCGCTCACCTACTGGCGCCGGCAGCCGATGCGGAGAGTGGCTGCGTAG